The following coding sequences are from one Natrarchaeobaculum sulfurireducens window:
- a CDS encoding amphi-Trp domain-containing protein, which yields MADRTTVDETLTREELAAYFEHLSTAFADGETVRIEVGNKTVELTPPETVELSVDVIERSTLLRGNREEIEIELAWKPTSP from the coding sequence ATGGCAGACCGGACCACCGTAGACGAGACGCTCACCCGTGAGGAACTGGCGGCATATTTCGAACACCTCTCGACGGCGTTTGCAGACGGCGAGACGGTTCGTATCGAGGTGGGGAACAAGACGGTCGAGCTCACTCCCCCGGAAACGGTCGAACTCTCCGTCGACGTGATCGAACGGTCGACGCTCCTGCGCGGGAACCGAGAAGAGATCGAGATCGAACTCGCCTGGAAGCCGACCAGTCCGTAA
- a CDS encoding universal stress protein, whose translation MYETILFPTDGSDHAATVAEHAFEAANTRSATLHVLSVVDDRAFLVLDDARVEQVRSDLKVTAREATDAAATRASEAGLEVETAIETGHPAECIVDYATENDVDLIVMGTSGDEYESNVVGSVSQRVVRTAPIPVTTVGPDV comes from the coding sequence ATGTACGAGACGATCCTCTTTCCCACCGACGGGAGCGACCACGCGGCGACGGTCGCCGAACATGCCTTCGAGGCCGCGAACACGCGATCGGCGACGCTTCACGTACTTTCCGTTGTCGACGACCGCGCGTTCCTCGTTCTCGACGACGCTCGCGTCGAACAGGTTCGGTCGGACCTCAAGGTTACCGCGCGTGAAGCGACCGACGCGGCCGCAACGCGCGCCTCCGAGGCGGGGCTCGAGGTGGAGACGGCGATCGAAACCGGCCACCCGGCGGAGTGTATCGTCGACTACGCAACCGAGAACGACGTCGACCTCATCGTCATGGGGACCAGCGGTGACGAGTACGAGAGCAACGTCGTCGGGAGCGTCTCCCAGCGCGTGGTCCGAACCGCGCCGATACCCGTAACGACGGTCGGACCGGACGTCTGA
- a CDS encoding ABC transporter substrate-binding protein has protein sequence MRTNSRRSFLRSVGAAGAVGTAALAGCVGVDDGADEDLGEPVPEIQFVFQTAGASPDRNELGNLIADNFEAVGFEVDRQEREFDPAVQQTVVEQDFDVSLLGWGGTPERIDPHIFLTDMHHSDYTEEGGRNTPGYENPDYDELAEAQAREVDEDARRELVFEAQAMLSEDQPRCYIANEGGDHPYNAERLDSVNPTLGEGLNGFWNFMELEPADGVNEVSFGYGADIISLNPMQDMATPDRQFIRLIYDQLYRFGEDGDPVPWLAVDEPEISDDGTMFTVEIREGHTFHDGEDVTVDDVAFSFDLFYEHSPTYQAYLDGIEEIETSGNEITFHLEEPDATFISNALAQIYVFPEHIWSEIHDPTEQGDDDYIGSGPFEFEDWEREVELQLGRFDDHFQPPNVSRLIRIPGDAGTLVDQIEAHEIDMFGNEPTPTQAERIADDPDLGLATFQDVGHVKLAYNMRRDHMDDPHLRRAMSYCVPKETFVEDIRGGMGTVTHSPISEAVENWHNPDVEQYTEDLEAAEEELEAGGYERGSDGKLYYAE, from the coding sequence ATGCGCACGAATTCGCGCCGATCATTCCTCCGATCGGTTGGGGCAGCAGGTGCTGTTGGGACGGCCGCCCTCGCAGGGTGTGTTGGGGTTGACGACGGGGCAGACGAAGACCTCGGAGAGCCCGTACCGGAGATCCAGTTCGTCTTCCAGACTGCTGGAGCGAGTCCGGACCGAAACGAACTCGGCAATCTCATCGCGGATAACTTCGAGGCAGTCGGCTTCGAAGTCGACCGCCAGGAACGTGAGTTCGATCCGGCCGTCCAGCAGACCGTCGTCGAACAGGACTTCGACGTCTCGCTTCTCGGGTGGGGTGGAACGCCAGAGCGGATCGATCCGCACATCTTCCTGACGGACATGCACCACTCGGATTACACTGAAGAAGGGGGACGGAACACGCCAGGTTACGAGAATCCCGACTACGACGAACTCGCGGAAGCGCAGGCTCGAGAGGTCGACGAGGATGCTCGACGCGAACTCGTCTTCGAGGCACAGGCGATGCTCTCGGAAGATCAGCCGCGCTGTTACATCGCAAACGAGGGTGGAGACCACCCATACAACGCCGAGCGACTCGACAGCGTGAACCCGACGTTGGGCGAGGGACTCAACGGCTTCTGGAACTTCATGGAACTGGAGCCGGCCGACGGCGTCAATGAGGTGTCGTTCGGCTACGGAGCCGACATCATCTCGCTGAACCCGATGCAGGATATGGCCACGCCGGACCGACAGTTTATCCGGCTCATCTACGACCAGCTCTATCGCTTCGGTGAGGACGGCGATCCGGTTCCGTGGCTGGCGGTCGACGAACCGGAGATCTCCGACGACGGGACTATGTTCACTGTCGAGATCCGCGAGGGCCACACGTTCCACGACGGCGAAGACGTGACAGTCGACGATGTCGCGTTCTCGTTCGATCTCTTTTACGAGCACTCCCCGACGTACCAAGCGTACCTCGATGGGATCGAAGAGATAGAGACCAGCGGAAACGAGATCACGTTCCACCTCGAGGAACCCGACGCGACGTTCATCAGTAACGCGCTGGCTCAGATCTACGTCTTCCCCGAACACATCTGGTCCGAGATCCACGACCCCACGGAACAGGGAGACGACGACTACATCGGGAGCGGCCCGTTCGAGTTCGAAGACTGGGAGCGCGAGGTCGAGCTGCAACTGGGCAGGTTCGACGACCACTTCCAGCCGCCGAACGTCAGCAGACTCATCCGCATTCCCGGCGACGCTGGCACGTTGGTCGATCAGATCGAGGCTCACGAGATCGACATGTTCGGTAACGAGCCGACGCCGACGCAGGCCGAACGGATCGCTGACGACCCGGACCTGGGTCTGGCCACCTTCCAAGACGTCGGCCACGTGAAACTGGCGTACAACATGCGCCGGGATCACATGGACGATCCACACCTCCGACGAGCGATGTCCTACTGTGTCCCCAAAGAGACCTTCGTCGAGGACATCCGTGGCGGGATGGGAACGGTGACCCACTCACCGATCTCCGAGGCAGTCGAAAACTGGCACAACCCCGACGTAGAGCAGTACACCGAAGACCTCGAGGCTGCCGAAGAGGAACTCGAGGCCGGTGGCTACGAGCGAGGAAGCGACGGCAAGCTGTACTACGCAGAGTAA
- a CDS encoding ABC transporter permease: MGLREYIVRRILQLVFTLWAFVTLLFVLFRMVPGDPTTRFVMEYPTPEAREQRIEELGLNEPLYVQYFEYLGQLLRGEFGDSTHYREPVSELIFPLFLNTVVLMFTALIIAYTFGVLFGAAMGWLRGSRFERGGIVLTLVARSSPEFWIGVILVWIFVFQLGVLPRSGIGAHGGELTMNVVDRYANVDFLRHLILPALTGAIYYMATPALLMRNTMLEVLKADFIEIKKAEGLPERTVLYKHAARNSVLPLVTVVAIATGAAMGGSVIIETVFNWPGIGREMVASVTRNDYPVAMAAFFLMGTAVIVMNFVADLAYLYLDPRVKYE, encoded by the coding sequence ATGGGACTGAGAGAGTACATCGTCCGCCGTATTCTCCAGCTCGTCTTTACGCTGTGGGCGTTCGTCACGCTCCTGTTCGTACTGTTCCGGATGGTGCCTGGCGATCCGACGACGCGGTTCGTCATGGAGTATCCAACGCCGGAAGCGCGAGAACAACGAATCGAAGAGCTCGGGCTCAACGAGCCGCTGTACGTCCAGTATTTCGAGTACCTGGGCCAACTGTTGCGAGGTGAGTTCGGCGACTCGACTCACTACCGAGAGCCGGTGAGTGAACTCATCTTCCCGCTGTTTCTCAACACGGTCGTTCTCATGTTCACCGCGTTGATCATCGCCTACACGTTCGGCGTGCTCTTCGGCGCGGCCATGGGATGGCTGCGAGGCAGTCGCTTCGAGCGTGGTGGCATCGTCCTCACGCTCGTCGCTCGCTCCTCGCCCGAGTTCTGGATCGGCGTCATCCTGGTCTGGATCTTCGTCTTCCAGCTCGGGGTCCTCCCCCGGAGTGGGATCGGCGCTCACGGCGGCGAGTTGACCATGAACGTCGTCGACCGATACGCCAACGTCGACTTCCTCCGGCACCTGATCCTGCCCGCGTTGACGGGGGCGATCTACTACATGGCGACGCCCGCCCTGCTGATGCGAAACACCATGCTCGAGGTCCTGAAAGCCGACTTCATCGAGATCAAGAAAGCCGAGGGCCTGCCCGAGCGAACGGTGTTGTACAAACACGCCGCCCGCAACTCCGTGTTGCCACTCGTGACCGTCGTCGCGATCGCAACCGGTGCCGCGATGGGCGGATCGGTCATCATCGAGACCGTCTTCAACTGGCCAGGGATCGGCCGTGAGATGGTCGCCTCGGTGACCAGAAACGACTATCCGGTCGCGATGGCGGCGTTTTTCCTCATGGGAACTGCCGTGATCGTAATGAATTTCGTCGCCGACCTGGCGTACCTCTATCTCGACCCACGGGTGAAATACGAATGA
- a CDS encoding ABC transporter permease, translating into MSLETATADDDSLDRRKLRWQRRLEALRNWAGVLKEDRMGQTGIAILAVFFFIGIFARPIEISVGPVWATVQPFSLAPYEPGARVAGTGLQGPSWDHPLGTTALGRDVLSQLLAATRVTLIVGIVAAFMAVFIGANVGIISAYYGGWVDDILMRITDVVYGVPFLPFAIALVFIIGASLVNVIFAIVLILWRGTARVVRSQVLSHKQRPYVESARAIGASDFRIMYVQIMPNVLPLISLYAAFAVAWAVIAEASLSFLGLGPPGMISWGEMIYDVRSAGALREAWWWVFPPGIAIMLFVMSVFFIGRSLEKVVNPELRHSK; encoded by the coding sequence ATGAGTCTCGAGACCGCTACTGCTGACGACGACTCGCTAGACCGACGCAAACTTCGCTGGCAGCGCCGCCTCGAGGCGCTTCGCAACTGGGCAGGCGTCCTGAAAGAAGACCGAATGGGCCAGACAGGGATCGCCATCCTGGCAGTGTTTTTCTTCATCGGGATTTTCGCCCGACCGATCGAAATCTCGGTCGGCCCCGTCTGGGCGACGGTCCAGCCGTTCTCGCTTGCACCCTACGAGCCCGGTGCTCGGGTCGCCGGAACAGGGCTCCAGGGCCCCTCGTGGGACCACCCGCTCGGAACGACGGCGCTCGGCCGGGACGTCCTGTCTCAACTCCTCGCCGCGACGCGAGTGACGCTGATCGTCGGCATCGTCGCGGCGTTCATGGCCGTCTTCATCGGCGCGAACGTCGGCATCATCAGCGCCTACTACGGCGGCTGGGTCGACGACATCCTGATGCGAATTACCGACGTCGTCTACGGCGTTCCGTTCTTGCCCTTCGCTATCGCGCTGGTGTTCATCATCGGTGCCAGCCTGGTCAACGTCATCTTTGCGATCGTGTTGATCCTCTGGCGCGGCACCGCACGTGTCGTCCGGTCACAGGTACTGAGTCACAAACAACGGCCGTACGTCGAGAGCGCCCGAGCGATCGGCGCAAGCGACTTTCGGATCATGTACGTCCAGATCATGCCGAACGTCCTGCCACTGATCTCGCTGTACGCCGCCTTCGCGGTGGCGTGGGCGGTGATCGCCGAGGCGAGTCTCTCGTTCCTCGGGCTGGGCCCACCGGGAATGATCTCCTGGGGCGAGATGATCTACGACGTCCGGAGCGCCGGTGCACTCCGCGAGGCGTGGTGGTGGGTGTTCCCACCTGGCATCGCCATCATGCTGTTCGTGATGTCGGTGTTCTTCATCGGCCGCTCGCTCGAGAAAGTAGTCAACCCCGAACTGCGCCACTCCAAGTAA
- a CDS encoding ABC transporter ATP-binding protein, with amino-acid sequence MTLLTIDGLQMYYRSEAGYVRAADDINIELERGQTLGLVGESGSGKTTIARSIIRLLPDNAEVVDGSIDFDGTDITELTDRELRNQIRWQEVSMIPQNAMNGFDPVYTVGQQIVQVIRHHEDGVSKAEAKDRARSLFDELGIDPDRVDDYPHQFSGGMAQRAMIALALCLEPRLILADEPTTALDVVIQDRILDTIKEMQAEYDSAMILITHDISVVSETSDRIAVCYGGRIVEQADAATIIKNPRHPYTLGLRNAFPDIADSDEDLISIPGTPPELVDPGEGCRFAPRCPFAEDECWEVTPEPEEYGDGHIVECHRADEADELRSLAAKRETWMGTDEAKTTPAQGGDD; translated from the coding sequence ATGACGCTACTCACAATCGACGGTTTGCAGATGTACTACCGGAGCGAGGCAGGATACGTCCGCGCCGCCGACGACATCAACATCGAACTCGAGCGCGGACAGACGCTCGGACTCGTCGGCGAGAGCGGCTCCGGAAAGACGACTATCGCCCGCTCGATCATCCGGCTGTTGCCGGACAACGCCGAGGTCGTCGACGGATCGATCGACTTCGACGGCACGGACATCACCGAACTCACCGACCGGGAACTGCGCAACCAGATCCGATGGCAGGAGGTATCGATGATCCCGCAGAACGCGATGAACGGCTTCGACCCGGTCTACACCGTCGGCCAACAGATCGTTCAGGTTATCAGACACCACGAAGACGGCGTCTCGAAAGCCGAGGCGAAAGACCGCGCCAGATCGCTGTTCGACGAACTCGGCATCGATCCCGACCGTGTCGATGACTATCCCCACCAGTTCTCCGGCGGGATGGCCCAGCGGGCGATGATCGCACTGGCACTGTGTCTCGAGCCGCGGCTGATCCTCGCTGACGAGCCGACGACGGCACTGGACGTGGTGATCCAAGACCGCATCCTCGATACGATCAAAGAGATGCAAGCGGAGTACGACAGCGCGATGATCCTGATCACCCACGACATCTCGGTGGTCAGCGAGACCTCCGATCGGATCGCCGTCTGCTACGGCGGCCGGATCGTCGAGCAGGCCGACGCGGCCACGATCATCAAGAACCCCCGTCACCCCTACACGCTCGGACTGCGCAACGCATTTCCCGACATCGCAGATTCCGACGAGGACCTCATCTCGATTCCGGGAACGCCACCCGAACTCGTCGACCCCGGTGAGGGCTGTCGATTCGCGCCTCGCTGTCCGTTCGCAGAAGACGAGTGCTGGGAGGTAACGCCGGAACCCGAAGAGTACGGCGACGGCCATATCGTCGAGTGTCACCGCGCCGACGAGGCCGACGAACTCCGCTCGCTCGCCGCAAAGCGAGAGACGTGGATGGGCACCGACGAAGCGAAAACAACGCCGGCACAGGGAGGTGACGACTGA
- a CDS encoding ABC transporter ATP-binding protein translates to MSLTSETEEHSERADDAKLRLENLDKHFTVNQGILSRILRGESSQYVHAVDDVTVEIAEGEAFGLAGESGCGKTTLGKTAIKLTEPTNGRIVFDGEDVTDLSGDDLKAFRREAQVIHQNPYDSINPRFTVYEWIEEPLIVHGIGTPEEREARVLETLEMAGLEPPEAYAHEYPTELSGGERQRVGIARALVLEPSFLLADEPASMLDVSIRASILDVFERLQTELGLTALYISHDLSLLKHICDRIGIMYLGELVEVGPADEIIDNPQHPYTQALVSSVPRLDPDVDRERIELVGEVPDAVDVPSGCRFHPRCPKLVPPEDVDLEQAVWRAVANLRRDLLEDDLSLTGDETHTPGEIRAEYGVPDELSDPHVEAVLSEALEAFVETEDATLDRLREALESPCERGSIPTYQATDVQRSQCLLHDPDGPYRAG, encoded by the coding sequence ATGTCGCTTACCTCAGAGACCGAAGAGCACTCAGAGCGGGCCGACGACGCGAAACTCCGGCTCGAGAACCTCGATAAGCATTTTACGGTCAATCAAGGCATCCTCTCGCGAATCCTCCGCGGGGAGTCCTCTCAGTACGTCCACGCCGTCGACGACGTCACCGTCGAAATCGCCGAGGGAGAAGCATTCGGCTTAGCTGGCGAGTCCGGCTGTGGGAAGACGACGCTCGGAAAGACCGCGATCAAGTTGACCGAGCCCACGAACGGTCGGATCGTCTTCGACGGCGAGGACGTCACCGACTTAAGCGGCGACGACCTGAAGGCGTTCCGACGAGAGGCCCAGGTGATCCACCAGAACCCGTACGACTCGATCAACCCCCGATTTACGGTTTACGAGTGGATCGAAGAGCCCCTCATCGTCCACGGCATCGGGACACCCGAAGAACGCGAAGCTCGCGTCCTCGAGACCCTCGAGATGGCTGGCCTCGAGCCGCCCGAAGCCTACGCCCACGAGTATCCCACCGAACTCAGCGGTGGTGAACGCCAGCGGGTCGGTATCGCCCGTGCACTGGTACTCGAGCCGTCGTTCCTGCTGGCAGACGAGCCCGCGAGTATGCTCGACGTCTCGATTCGCGCGAGTATCCTCGACGTGTTCGAGCGGCTCCAGACCGAACTCGGTCTGACGGCGTTGTACATCAGCCACGACCTCTCACTGTTGAAACACATCTGTGACCGCATCGGGATCATGTACCTCGGCGAACTGGTCGAAGTCGGCCCCGCAGACGAGATCATCGACAATCCCCAGCACCCCTACACGCAGGCGCTCGTCTCCTCGGTCCCGCGACTCGACCCCGACGTCGACCGCGAGCGAATCGAACTCGTCGGTGAGGTCCCCGACGCCGTCGACGTTCCCAGCGGCTGTCGCTTCCACCCCCGGTGTCCGAAGCTCGTCCCGCCAGAAGACGTCGACCTCGAGCAAGCCGTCTGGCGAGCCGTCGCCAATCTCCGGCGCGATCTCCTCGAGGACGACCTCTCGCTGACCGGTGACGAGACACACACCCCTGGCGAGATTCGGGCAGAGTACGGCGTTCCGGACGAGCTTTCCGACCCCCACGTCGAAGCGGTGCTCTCGGAGGCCCTCGAGGCGTTCGTCGAAACTGAAGACGCGACACTCGACCGACTCCGGGAGGCACTCGAGAGCCCGTGTGAACGCGGCTCGATCCCGACGTATCAGGCCACCGACGTCCAGCGCTCGCAGTGTCTGTTACACGACCCCGACGGGCCATATCGGGCCGGGTGA
- a CDS encoding RNA-guided endonuclease InsQ/TnpB family protein gives MAIQVTRTYVGSIQNHRQVCDGLDSLGDSASKIWNVARWTADRIWDETGEIPDEGVLKSYMKNQSCWKDLNAQSSQKVIEELSDAFQSWFDLRQKDDEANPPGYRKHGDTRPKSTVTFKPDGFKHDPENNRVRLSKGSNLKEYWSDFILCEYQTRPDVALSEVTKVQNVRTVWNGDEWELHFVCKVELETSDSAGDGVAGIDLGIKNIATVAFPDEYVLYPGNSIKQDKHYFKRAEYDTAGEGPSEKSLWARRKLADRETHFYHTLTDTIITECVERGVGTLAVSWPEDVRNSDWGKSGNKKLHTWAFDRIYQSLEYKGEIRGIEVLKENEWNTSKTCSACGDDTKSNRKHRGLYVCSSCELVANADCNGAENMRQKITPSPHGEDRSNGCVAQPSVHLFDRESGSFKTREQVVS, from the coding sequence ATGGCGATTCAGGTCACGCGCACCTACGTTGGTTCGATCCAGAACCACCGGCAGGTCTGCGATGGCCTTGACTCGCTCGGAGACTCCGCCTCGAAGATCTGGAATGTCGCACGATGGACAGCCGACCGAATCTGGGATGAGACCGGTGAAATCCCAGACGAGGGTGTGCTGAAATCGTACATGAAGAACCAGTCGTGCTGGAAAGACCTGAACGCACAATCCAGTCAGAAAGTCATCGAAGAACTTTCTGACGCTTTCCAGTCGTGGTTCGATCTGCGACAGAAGGATGACGAGGCGAATCCACCCGGCTACCGCAAACACGGCGACACCCGGCCCAAGAGTACGGTTACGTTCAAACCAGACGGGTTCAAACACGACCCAGAGAACAACCGCGTCCGGCTCAGCAAAGGGTCGAACCTCAAGGAGTACTGGTCAGACTTCATCCTCTGCGAATACCAGACACGCCCAGATGTTGCCCTCTCGGAAGTCACCAAGGTACAGAACGTTCGAACCGTCTGGAACGGCGACGAGTGGGAGCTGCACTTTGTCTGCAAAGTCGAACTCGAAACCAGCGACTCCGCAGGCGACGGCGTTGCTGGAATCGACCTTGGGATCAAAAATATTGCCACGGTCGCATTTCCCGACGAATACGTCCTCTACCCCGGCAACTCGATCAAGCAAGACAAACACTACTTCAAGCGAGCCGAGTACGACACTGCGGGTGAGGGCCCCTCGGAGAAGTCACTGTGGGCACGTCGGAAACTCGCAGATCGTGAAACGCATTTCTACCACACGCTTACGGACACCATCATTACGGAGTGTGTCGAACGTGGTGTCGGCACGCTCGCGGTGAGTTGGCCTGAAGACGTGCGAAACTCAGACTGGGGGAAGAGTGGCAACAAGAAACTCCACACGTGGGCGTTCGACCGCATTTACCAGTCCCTCGAATACAAAGGCGAGATCCGTGGCATCGAGGTGCTGAAAGAAAATGAATGGAACACCTCGAAAACGTGTTCAGCGTGTGGTGACGACACGAAGTCGAACCGGAAGCATCGTGGATTGTACGTCTGTTCGTCGTGTGAGTTGGTAGCCAACGCCGATTGTAACGGGGCGGAGAACATGAGACAGAAGATAACTCCGAGTCCTCACGGTGAGGATAGGAGTAACGGCTGTGTGGCACAGCCATCGGTACACCTGTTCGACCGCGAGAGCGGGTCGTTCAAAACGAGAGAACAGGTCGTATCGTAG
- a CDS encoding HalOD1 output domain-containing protein, translating into MVQAIVRALSTTKDVPVTELDSLYESINTEAVNSLFGHAETRHTAICLEFTHQDHTVTVTQSGAIYVRSSDDEYG; encoded by the coding sequence ATGGTCCAGGCGATCGTCAGAGCACTTTCCACTACCAAAGACGTCCCCGTGACTGAACTGGACTCTTTGTACGAGTCCATCAATACGGAGGCTGTAAACTCACTGTTTGGACATGCCGAGACGCGCCACACGGCTATTTGCCTCGAGTTCACGCATCAAGATCACACGGTCACTGTAACCCAAAGTGGAGCGATCTACGTCCGAAGCAGCGATGACGAATACGGGTGA
- a CDS encoding NAD+ synthase, whose amino-acid sequence MIDLRFSEAELEQRRDHLTGFIREQADAAGADGAVLGLSGGIDSTLTASLAVEALGADGVHGLVLPAEVSSEDNMSDAERVAQDLEISYDVIAVEPIVETLLEAYPDADGDHVAVGNARARVRAVLNYLVANHENRLVLGTGNRSEAAVGYFTKYGDGAVDCHPIGNLYKAQVRQLARYVGVPEDLVEKTPTAELWAEQTDEEEMGMDYDTLDAILVTHIDGPLSVDATCRLLEVDEATVATVREMYEASEHKRTVPPAPAPLE is encoded by the coding sequence ATGATCGACCTACGATTTTCGGAGGCCGAACTCGAGCAGCGACGTGACCACCTCACCGGCTTCATCCGTGAGCAAGCCGACGCGGCAGGAGCCGATGGGGCCGTCCTCGGGCTCTCCGGCGGGATCGACAGCACGCTCACCGCCTCCCTCGCCGTCGAAGCTCTCGGTGCCGACGGGGTCCACGGCCTCGTGTTGCCGGCCGAGGTCAGCAGCGAGGACAACATGAGCGACGCCGAGCGGGTCGCCCAGGACCTCGAAATTAGCTACGACGTCATCGCGGTCGAACCGATCGTCGAGACCCTGCTCGAGGCCTATCCAGACGCCGACGGGGACCACGTGGCGGTTGGGAACGCTCGTGCTCGCGTGCGTGCAGTGTTGAACTACCTCGTCGCAAACCACGAAAACCGGCTCGTGTTGGGGACCGGCAACCGAAGCGAGGCCGCCGTCGGCTACTTCACCAAGTACGGCGACGGCGCGGTCGACTGTCACCCGATTGGCAACCTCTACAAGGCCCAGGTTCGCCAACTTGCACGCTACGTCGGCGTTCCCGAGGATCTGGTCGAAAAGACGCCGACTGCGGAGCTGTGGGCCGAGCAGACCGACGAGGAGGAGATGGGAATGGACTACGACACCCTCGACGCGATTCTCGTGACCCACATCGACGGCCCGCTGTCGGTCGACGCCACCTGTCGCTTACTCGAGGTCGACGAAGCGACGGTCGCGACGGTTCGTGAGATGTACGAAGCCAGCGAACACAAACGCACCGTCCCACCAGCCCCAGCGCCGCTCGAGTGA
- a CDS encoding GNAT family N-acetyltransferase, which yields MSNATFLSGDRVDLRPIEEDDLEYLRGLINDPRIWRPIGRSRPVNGRQERAFFEDAVCSDDGVHLLVVGPERPIGTISLDEVDLASGRAEIGYWIDPDYHGQGYGTEAAALLVSYGFDHLRLHRIEARVFGFNDASQRLLESVGFTREGVHRDSAFIDGEYRDTYWYGLLEEEWRADETAGAERTA from the coding sequence ATGTCGAATGCAACGTTCCTCTCCGGTGACCGCGTCGACCTGCGACCGATCGAGGAGGACGACCTCGAGTATCTGCGAGGGCTGATCAACGATCCGCGAATCTGGCGACCGATCGGCAGGTCGCGACCGGTGAACGGACGGCAAGAACGGGCGTTCTTCGAGGACGCGGTTTGTAGTGACGACGGTGTTCACCTGCTCGTCGTCGGGCCAGAAAGGCCAATCGGCACGATTTCACTTGACGAAGTCGACCTCGCGTCCGGTCGGGCCGAGATCGGGTACTGGATCGACCCCGACTATCACGGGCAGGGGTACGGCACCGAGGCGGCGGCACTGCTCGTCAGCTATGGCTTCGATCACCTCCGTCTCCATCGCATCGAAGCCCGCGTCTTCGGGTTTAACGACGCTTCACAGCGACTCCTCGAGTCCGTCGGCTTCACGCGTGAGGGCGTCCACCGGGACAGCGCGTTCATCGACGGCGAGTACCGGGATACCTACTGGTATGGATTGCTCGAGGAGGAGTGGCGAGCGGACGAGACGGCCGGGGCCGAACGAACGGCGTAG
- a CDS encoding class I SAM-dependent methyltransferase — translation MAPSSDAEPEWDSSAYDDAHSFVYEYGADVLDLLEPTPDERVLDLGCGTGHLTGQVAEAGPAVVGLDRSPEMLATARETYPDCAFVRADAREFAFAEPFDAVFSNAALHWIRDQDAVLESVADALGPGGRFVAELGGTGNVAAIVDAVEAELERRGYVAENPWYFPSVGEYASRLEAHGFEVRYARLFDRPTELDAGAEGLAAWLELFGDDLLAAVPDDERGSVVAAVENDLREDLFVDGTWVADYRRLRVVAVRSDGR, via the coding sequence ATGGCACCATCGAGCGACGCCGAGCCGGAGTGGGACTCGAGTGCGTACGACGACGCCCACTCGTTCGTCTACGAGTACGGTGCGGACGTCCTCGACCTGCTCGAGCCCACGCCCGACGAGCGCGTCCTCGACCTCGGCTGTGGGACCGGGCATCTAACGGGACAGGTCGCCGAGGCAGGCCCAGCGGTCGTCGGCCTCGATCGTTCTCCCGAGATGCTCGCGACGGCCAGAGAGACCTATCCAGACTGTGCGTTCGTTCGCGCCGACGCTCGCGAGTTCGCGTTCGCCGAGCCGTTCGACGCCGTCTTCTCGAACGCCGCCTTACACTGGATTCGAGATCAGGACGCCGTCCTCGAGTCGGTTGCGGACGCGCTGGGTCCCGGGGGCCGGTTCGTCGCCGAACTCGGCGGGACCGGGAACGTCGCGGCGATTGTCGACGCCGTCGAAGCCGAACTCGAGCGTCGCGGCTACGTAGCCGAGAACCCGTGGTACTTCCCGTCCGTCGGCGAGTACGCCAGTCGACTCGAGGCCCACGGCTTCGAGGTCCGGTACGCGCGGCTGTTCGATCGGCCGACCGAACTGGATGCTGGCGCGGAGGGACTGGCCGCGTGGCTCGAGCTGTTCGGTGACGACCTCCTGGCGGCGGTCCCCGACGACGAACGCGGGTCAGTCGTGGCGGCCGTCGAGAACGACCTGCGCGAGGATCTGTTCGTAGACGGCACGTGGGTCGCTGACTACCGACGGCTTCGCGTGGTTGCAGTCAGGTCCGACGGCAGGTAG